Genomic window (Actinomycetes bacterium):
CAGGCCAGCGTGAGGTCGGTGCCGGGCCGCGCCACCCGGGACCGGAACAGCTCCATCGGCGGCCCCGCGGCGACGTCCAGGTCGGCCTTGTCCCAGTAGCGGCGCTTGGGCTCGAAGAAGATGATCGGGTCGGTGCAGGCGATCGCCTGCTGCACCATCCAGTAGGCGTCCACCGGGTTGGACGGCGACACCACGCGCAGGCCGGCGGTGTGCGCGAAGTAGGCCTCCGGGCTCTCGCTGTGGTGCTCGACCGCACCGATCCCGCCGCCGAACGGGATGCGGACGACGACCGGCAGCGGCACCTCGCCGCGCGACCGGGCGTGCATCTTGGCCAGTTGGCTGACGATCTGGTCGAAGGCGGGAAATACGAACCCGTCGAACTGGATCTCGACGACCGGCCGGTAGCCACGCATGGCCAGGCCGATGGCGGTGCCCATGATCCCGCTCTCAGCCAGCGGGGTGTCGATGACCCGGTGCTCGCCGAAGTCCTTCTGCAGCCCGTCGGTGACCCGGAAGACGCCGCCCAGCTTGCCGACGTCCTCGCCCATGATCAGGACCTTGGGGTCGTCCTCCATCGCCTTGCGCAGGCCCCTGGTGAGCGCCTTGGCCATGGTGACCTTCTCCGCCATGTCAGTGTCTCCCCTCGAACGAGGCGAGGTAGCTGGCCAGCTCACGGCTCTCCTGCTCCACCAACGGGTGCGGCTCGGCGTACACCTGGTCGAACATCTCGGCCGGCTGCGGGTCCGGCATCGACCGGCAGCCGCTGCGCAGGTGCACGGCGAGCTGCTCGGCCTCGGCGTCCAGCGCGTCGAAGAAGGACTGGTCGACCAGCTGCTGGCGCCACAAGAACGAGCGCAGCCGCTCGATCGGGTCCTTGAGCTTCCAGGCCTCCAGGTCGCTGGCCAGCCGGTAGCGGGTCGGGTCGTCCGAGGTGGTGTGCGCGCCCATGCGGTAGGTGAACGCCTCGATCAGGCTGGGCCCCTGGCCCTCGCGGGCGTCGGCGAGGTGCTTGCGGGTGACCGCGAGGACGGCGAGCACGTCGTTGCCGTCGACCCGGACGCCGGGGAAGCCGAAGCCGGCCGCCCGGCGGTACAGCGGGATGCGGGTCTGCTTCTCCAGCGGCTCGGAGATGGCCCACTGGTTGTTCTGGCAGAAGAACACGACGGGCGCGTTGAACACCGACGCGAAGATGAACGACTCGTTGACATCGCCCTGGCTGGAGGCGCCGTCCCCGAAGTAGGCGATGACCGCCGACTCGTCTCCGTCCTTGACCATGCCCATGGCGTAGCCGACGGCGTGCAGGGTCTGGTTGCCGATGACGATCGTGTAGAGCGCGAAGTTCTTCTCGTTGGGGTCCCAGCCGCCGTTGGACACCCCGCGGAACAGGGCGAGCAGCTTGAGCGGGTCGACGCCGCGGGTGTAGGCCACCCCGTGCTCACGGTAGGTGGGGAACGCGAAGTCGCGCGCGGCGAGGGCCCGGCCGGACCCGACCTGGGCGGCCTCCTGACCCAGGAGCGACGCCCACAGGCCGAGCTCGCCCTGGCGCTGCAGGGCGGTGGCCTCGACGTCGATCCGGCGCACGAGCACCAGGTCGCCGTACAGGCTGCGGTACTCGTCGTCAGTGAGATCGACGTCGTAGTCCGGGTGGTGCACCCGCTCACCCTCCGGGGTGAGCAGCTGGACGAGCTGGGGGGCTGGGATCTCCACGCTGCGCTCCTCGCTGACGTCTCGCCGGGCGTCGGGACCGGGGTTCTCCGGCTCGACGGCGGCCGAACCTGGGCGGCCCGGGGTGGGGGCCTGGTTGGTGCCTCAGCAGGACGGTACCCACTCCGGTGTCGTCCCGTTACCGGTAGGGGCGGAGTGGGTGCCGTCGGGCGGCGACTACCGTCCCTCAGGTGCACCGAGCCGACGTCCGAGCCGCGCTGGCGGTCGTCGGGCTGGCCGTGGCCGGGGCGCTGCTGCGGCTGCCGTTCCTCGGCGTGCCGCTGGACGCCGACGAGGGCGGCTACGCCTACCTGGCCCAGCGCTGGGCGGCCGGCGGCCGGCTGTACGGCGACGTCTGGGTGGACCGGCCGCAGGGCCTGATGCTGGTGTACCGGGCGGTCGTCGCGGTCTCGACCTGGCCGGGGGCGATCCGGGTGGCCGCGATGCTGGCCGGCGTCGCGGTCACCGTGGCGGTGGCCGGCGCGGCGTGGGCGATGCGCGGCCGGGCCGCCGGCGTGGTCGCAGCCGGGCTGGCCGCGGCCGTACTCGTGGCCCCCCGGCTGCAGGGCTTCCTGCTCAACGGTGAGCTGGTGGCGGCGGCGTTCGCGGCCCCGGCGGTGGCGCTGGCGCTGGCCTG
Coding sequences:
- a CDS encoding alpha-ketoacid dehydrogenase subunit beta, with product MAEKVTMAKALTRGLRKAMEDDPKVLIMGEDVGKLGGVFRVTDGLQKDFGEHRVIDTPLAESGIMGTAIGLAMRGYRPVVEIQFDGFVFPAFDQIVSQLAKMHARSRGEVPLPVVVRIPFGGGIGAVEHHSESPEAYFAHTAGLRVVSPSNPVDAYWMVQQAIACTDPIIFFEPKRRYWDKADLDVAAGPPMELFRSRVARPGTDLTLACYGPMVRTCLDAATAAEADGRDLEVVDLRTLSPLDVDTLAESVERTGRLVVVHEAPVFLGLGAEIAARISERCFYALEAPVLRVGGYHTPYPPSRLEDHYLPDLDRVLDAVDRALEH
- the pdhA gene encoding pyruvate dehydrogenase (acetyl-transferring) E1 component subunit alpha; the encoded protein is MEIPAPQLVQLLTPEGERVHHPDYDVDLTDDEYRSLYGDLVLVRRIDVEATALQRQGELGLWASLLGQEAAQVGSGRALAARDFAFPTYREHGVAYTRGVDPLKLLALFRGVSNGGWDPNEKNFALYTIVIGNQTLHAVGYAMGMVKDGDESAVIAYFGDGASSQGDVNESFIFASVFNAPVVFFCQNNQWAISEPLEKQTRIPLYRRAAGFGFPGVRVDGNDVLAVLAVTRKHLADAREGQGPSLIEAFTYRMGAHTTSDDPTRYRLASDLEAWKLKDPIERLRSFLWRQQLVDQSFFDALDAEAEQLAVHLRSGCRSMPDPQPAEMFDQVYAEPHPLVEQESRELASYLASFEGRH